A single window of Pyxidicoccus xibeiensis DNA harbors:
- a CDS encoding c-type cytochrome — protein sequence MRGLLRSRGAFLLFAALLWLGLDAGRSWNGHRAYRAPASTWHHAPSAALAWPPGVDLTPDVPLGRRVFVQRCAVCHGQDGRGGGPAASSMRPRPPDLTTGELKVRSTPAEAPASTEDLTRTVRDGLANSAMPSFRDVLTDEELRAVVRYVQELSGTAAVPPAAKLEVPPPPSFTPEVVERGRATYARLQCGVCHGADGGLRRRFDGADGQVVIAPDLRQPWTFKGGREPEQVWLRLSTGMLPGPMPSYADASTPAERWDVVAWLDSIALPAPWEPGGRLRGLGTEPDLLLRGDYLSRAQLCQLCHTSMSPTGVYNTDALRLAGGMRIDAYPHGTQVSRNLTDVRYRSEDELMAIIREGRMPDRQLSIWAMTWSLFNAMTDDDARALARYLRSLTPVRREIPDVVHYGVLEMLVRKVFLGLPGAFPNRLVYGEGDASGLPSAAPVERALSWAQWLIGGLALLRFLVPLRGERRDARAWAMTLGTAAGAVGLVYGGWVAHQLPGLAGVAPEQAVEGTVGALPPVDPAKARTPEARAMAERGRYLFNIASCVMCHGERGEGGAMFSWTSFGTLYARNLTSHPEHGLGQWTDAELARAIRSGISRSGRPLHWQGMPWDMFSNLEEEDVRALIAYLRMLPPVALKVNAPQPPAPHDCGSYSVFLRPVNQPPGCHD from the coding sequence GTGCGGGGGCTCCTGCGCTCGCGGGGCGCGTTCCTGCTCTTCGCGGCCCTGCTCTGGCTGGGCCTCGATGCGGGGCGCTCCTGGAATGGCCACCGGGCCTACCGGGCGCCCGCTAGCACCTGGCACCACGCGCCCTCCGCCGCCCTGGCGTGGCCGCCCGGGGTGGACCTGACGCCCGACGTTCCGCTCGGGCGCCGGGTCTTCGTGCAGCGCTGCGCCGTCTGTCACGGACAGGACGGGCGCGGAGGCGGCCCCGCCGCCTCTTCGATGCGCCCGAGGCCCCCGGATTTGACGACGGGTGAGCTCAAGGTGCGGTCCACGCCCGCGGAGGCCCCGGCTTCCACAGAGGACCTGACGCGGACCGTCCGCGACGGCCTGGCGAACAGCGCGATGCCCTCCTTCCGGGATGTGCTCACGGACGAGGAGCTGCGCGCGGTGGTCCGCTACGTCCAGGAATTGTCCGGCACCGCCGCCGTGCCGCCGGCCGCGAAGCTGGAGGTGCCTCCGCCTCCGTCCTTCACACCGGAGGTGGTGGAGCGGGGCAGGGCCACGTACGCGCGGCTCCAGTGCGGCGTGTGCCATGGAGCCGACGGTGGACTGCGGCGGCGCTTCGACGGCGCGGATGGGCAGGTCGTCATCGCGCCGGACCTCCGCCAGCCCTGGACGTTCAAGGGCGGCCGTGAGCCGGAGCAGGTGTGGCTGCGCCTCTCCACGGGCATGCTGCCGGGGCCCATGCCTTCGTACGCGGACGCGTCGACGCCCGCGGAGCGCTGGGACGTCGTCGCGTGGCTGGACTCCATTGCGCTGCCAGCACCCTGGGAGCCGGGAGGAAGGCTGCGCGGGCTGGGAACGGAGCCGGACCTGCTGCTCCGGGGGGACTACCTGAGCCGCGCGCAGCTGTGCCAGCTCTGCCACACCTCGATGAGCCCCACCGGTGTCTACAACACCGACGCGCTGCGCCTCGCGGGTGGCATGCGTATCGATGCGTATCCTCACGGCACGCAGGTGAGCCGCAACCTGACGGACGTGCGGTACCGCTCGGAGGACGAGCTGATGGCCATCATCCGGGAGGGCCGGATGCCCGACCGGCAGCTCAGCATCTGGGCGATGACGTGGTCGCTGTTCAACGCGATGACGGATGACGACGCCCGGGCGCTCGCGCGCTACCTGCGCTCGCTGACGCCCGTCCGCAGGGAGATTCCGGACGTCGTCCACTACGGTGTGCTGGAGATGCTGGTGCGGAAGGTGTTCCTCGGGCTGCCGGGGGCCTTCCCGAACCGGCTGGTCTACGGCGAGGGGGATGCCTCGGGGCTGCCCTCGGCCGCGCCGGTGGAGCGGGCCCTCTCCTGGGCCCAGTGGCTCATCGGCGGACTGGCGCTGCTGCGCTTCCTGGTGCCGCTGCGCGGCGAGCGCCGTGACGCGCGCGCGTGGGCGATGACGCTGGGCACCGCGGCCGGGGCGGTGGGACTGGTCTATGGCGGCTGGGTGGCCCACCAACTGCCGGGGCTCGCGGGCGTCGCGCCGGAGCAGGCCGTCGAAGGCACCGTGGGCGCCCTGCCGCCCGTGGACCCGGCGAAGGCGCGCACTCCGGAGGCGCGGGCCATGGCGGAGCGGGGCCGCTACCTGTTCAACATCGCGTCATGTGTCATGTGCCACGGCGAGCGGGGGGAGGGCGGCGCGATGTTCTCGTGGACGTCCTTCGGGACGCTCTACGCGCGCAACCTCACGTCCCATCCGGAGCACGGGCTCGGGCAGTGGACGGATGCGGAGCTGGCCCGGGCCATCCGCAGCGGCATCTCTCGCAGTGGCCGCCCGCTGCACTGGCAGGGAATGCCCTGGGACATGTTCTCCAACCTCGAGGAGGAGGATGTCCGCGCGCTCATCGCCTACCTGCGGATGCTCCCGCCCGTGGCCCTGAAGGTGAATGCACCGCAGCCCCCAGCGCCCCACGACTGTGGCAGCTATTCGGTGTTCCTGCGGCCGGTGAATCAGCCGCCTGGCTGTCATGACTGA
- a CDS encoding transporter: protein MHTRLATFVLLTTCLMASSAAARPYRAMVTRTAATTKSGNLELGLRYQGFFSLDFDESQPYQQISPSLRFGFLDNLEANIYLEVLALGLPGEDDFEFAFGDIPLGLQWTFIDTPKAALGVYGRVTLPTGPSDEDGIIPSLSDGTWDWEGTLVGEFRATKDLRFMLNGGYLHQGTRDRDALPDFDVPDAVQFALAGTYNLDKFTMLGLEVVGRHYFEDVITPVWRDNATQVEIIPVIRHEAFPGLVLEAVAGVAVTPGLSEIYQFRVLLGGTYEFDLATGPKLPTKKEDLRRPKTPSRRK from the coding sequence ATGCACACCCGATTGGCCACCTTCGTCCTCCTCACCACGTGCCTCATGGCGTCCAGCGCGGCGGCCCGCCCGTACCGCGCCATGGTGACGCGCACCGCGGCGACCACGAAAAGCGGCAACCTGGAGCTGGGCCTGCGCTACCAGGGCTTCTTCTCGCTCGACTTCGACGAGTCGCAGCCCTACCAGCAGATCTCCCCCAGCCTGCGCTTCGGCTTCCTCGACAACCTGGAGGCGAACATCTACCTGGAGGTGCTCGCGCTGGGGCTGCCCGGCGAGGACGACTTCGAGTTTGCCTTCGGAGACATCCCCCTGGGGCTGCAGTGGACCTTCATCGACACGCCGAAGGCGGCGCTCGGCGTCTACGGGCGCGTGACGCTGCCCACGGGGCCCAGCGACGAGGACGGCATCATCCCCAGCCTGTCGGATGGCACCTGGGACTGGGAGGGCACGCTCGTCGGTGAGTTCCGGGCGACCAAGGACCTGCGCTTCATGCTCAATGGCGGCTACCTGCACCAGGGCACGCGAGACAGGGACGCGCTGCCCGACTTCGACGTCCCGGACGCGGTGCAGTTCGCGCTGGCCGGTACCTACAACCTCGACAAGTTCACGATGCTGGGGCTCGAGGTGGTGGGCCGCCACTACTTCGAGGACGTCATCACCCCGGTCTGGCGGGACAACGCCACCCAGGTGGAGATCATCCCGGTGATTCGCCACGAGGCGTTTCCCGGCCTGGTGCTGGAGGCCGTGGCCGGCGTGGCGGTGACGCCGGGCCTGAGTGAGATCTACCAGTTCCGCGTCCTGCTCGGCGGTACCTACGAGTTCGACCTCGCCACCGGCCCCAAGCTGCCTACGAAGAAAGAGGACCTGCGGCGGCCCAAGACTCCGTCGCGCCGTAAGTGA
- a CDS encoding S8 family peptidase has product MRRLLAVGLLALAACSSGDEPPLRTEPQQQATGRVQGQLTPFQGAGQQSTRGHVLPSGGPSLQEWSRLVSRATAPAPLPGPLGGASAEEDALPGEVIVRFAEPGLSAEQALQRVELPGYRAVHRGYASEYLHLVAFEPEGRSHRKATPAMTGQLVSQLAARPGVRFAEPNRRVRSHAVPNDFGFPFQWHYATLNLPAAWDVQVEAPGVVVAVLDTGIVFHPDLAARVLPGIDMVSDLANSGDGDGRDGDPTDPGGDLPGGGSSWHGTHVAGTIGALSNNGAGVAGVSWASQILPVRVLGQQGASSFDLAAAMYWAAGGSIPGLPPNPTPARVINLSLGGSAPPQQAYQEVIDDRVNAAGAIFVIAAGNESLDATGVSPCNQQNVLCVGSTTLVGRRSGFSNFGAPVDVMAPGGELRQDFNGDGYPDGVLSTALDAAGLPAYLFYEGTSMAAPHVAGVLALMLALRPELVSAEAERILKETAIPSSQCPEGCGAGLVNAQAALRALQGVPVLEPPRLTVNTPRLFFAGDGTLPLLLFNEGGGELVVTASADGLPPGLVTFPAGATVSVPTLGARPLQIAVTTAGLEPGDYLATITLTSASGTVPVELLLRVGVPSARDALVAFVYLDEQGNWQTAPELATVALAANGYRYAIDLPPRVYFATAAIDDNQNGVYFEDGERIGFWRNTDSVEPIEVRAGEVVDRIDFDLIPYIPVETAP; this is encoded by the coding sequence ATGCGCAGACTTCTCGCCGTGGGGCTGCTGGCCCTTGCCGCGTGTTCCAGCGGCGACGAGCCGCCGCTCAGGACCGAACCCCAGCAGCAGGCCACCGGGCGGGTGCAGGGACAGCTCACCCCGTTCCAGGGCGCGGGGCAGCAGTCCACGCGCGGACACGTCCTTCCCTCCGGAGGCCCTTCCCTCCAGGAGTGGTCCCGCCTCGTGTCGCGGGCGACGGCGCCAGCCCCCCTGCCTGGTCCACTCGGCGGAGCCAGCGCGGAGGAAGACGCCCTCCCCGGCGAGGTCATCGTCCGCTTCGCCGAGCCCGGCCTCTCCGCCGAGCAGGCCCTCCAGCGGGTGGAGCTGCCCGGCTACCGCGCGGTGCACCGGGGCTACGCGAGCGAGTACCTGCACCTGGTGGCCTTCGAGCCGGAGGGCAGGAGCCACCGGAAGGCCACCCCGGCGATGACGGGCCAGCTGGTGTCGCAGCTCGCGGCCCGGCCCGGCGTGCGCTTCGCGGAGCCGAACCGGCGGGTGCGCTCGCACGCCGTTCCCAACGACTTCGGCTTTCCCTTCCAGTGGCACTACGCCACGCTCAACCTCCCTGCTGCCTGGGACGTGCAGGTGGAAGCCCCGGGCGTGGTGGTGGCCGTGCTCGACACGGGCATCGTGTTCCACCCCGACCTCGCCGCGCGGGTGCTGCCCGGCATCGACATGGTCTCCGACCTGGCCAACTCGGGAGACGGGGATGGCCGCGACGGCGACCCGACGGACCCGGGCGGCGACCTGCCCGGAGGAGGCTCGTCCTGGCATGGCACGCACGTGGCGGGCACCATCGGCGCGCTGTCGAACAACGGCGCGGGCGTGGCGGGCGTGTCGTGGGCGTCGCAAATCCTGCCCGTGCGCGTCCTGGGCCAGCAGGGCGCCTCCAGCTTCGACCTCGCGGCGGCCATGTACTGGGCCGCGGGCGGCAGCATCCCGGGGTTGCCACCCAACCCCACGCCGGCCCGGGTCATCAACCTGAGCCTCGGCGGAAGCGCCCCTCCGCAGCAGGCCTACCAGGAGGTCATTGACGACCGGGTGAACGCCGCGGGGGCCATCTTCGTCATCGCCGCGGGCAACGAGTCCCTGGACGCGACGGGCGTCTCTCCCTGCAACCAGCAGAATGTGCTCTGCGTGGGCTCCACGACGCTGGTGGGCCGGCGCAGCGGCTTCTCCAACTTCGGCGCCCCCGTGGACGTGATGGCGCCCGGAGGCGAGCTGCGCCAGGACTTCAACGGGGACGGGTACCCGGACGGCGTGCTGTCCACCGCGCTCGACGCAGCGGGCCTGCCGGCCTACCTCTTCTATGAAGGCACCAGCATGGCCGCGCCCCATGTCGCGGGCGTGCTGGCATTGATGCTCGCGCTGAGGCCGGAGCTGGTGTCCGCGGAGGCCGAGCGCATCCTGAAGGAGACCGCCATCCCCTCCAGCCAGTGTCCCGAGGGCTGTGGCGCGGGGCTCGTCAATGCCCAGGCCGCGCTGCGGGCGCTGCAGGGGGTGCCCGTCCTGGAGCCGCCACGGCTCACGGTGAACACGCCGCGCCTCTTCTTCGCCGGAGACGGCACGCTCCCGCTGCTCCTCTTCAACGAGGGCGGCGGTGAGCTGGTGGTGACGGCCAGCGCGGATGGACTGCCGCCCGGCCTGGTGACCTTCCCGGCTGGGGCCACGGTGTCCGTGCCCACGCTCGGCGCCCGGCCGCTGCAGATAGCGGTGACCACCGCGGGACTGGAGCCGGGGGACTACCTGGCGACCATCACCCTCACCAGCGCGAGCGGTACCGTCCCGGTGGAGCTGCTGCTGCGGGTGGGCGTGCCCTCCGCGAGGGATGCGCTCGTCGCCTTCGTCTACCTGGATGAGCAGGGCAACTGGCAGACGGCCCCGGAGCTGGCCACCGTCGCCCTGGCGGCGAACGGCTACCGGTATGCCATTGATTTGCCGCCCAGGGTCTACTTCGCGACGGCGGCCATCGACGACAACCAGAACGGCGTGTACTTCGAGGACGGCGAGCGCATCGGCTTCTGGCGCAACACCGACAGCGTGGAGCCCATCGAGGTCCGGGCGGGCGAGGTCGTGGACCGCATCGACTTCGACCTCATCCCCTACATCCCCGTGGAGACCGCGCCGTAG
- a CDS encoding DUF4215 domain-containing protein — protein MTPRPLHSRLVHVLLTSLFLSLAACGDDDPGDRDAGPGVPDASAQDSGTDAGTADAGGDAGSDAGATDAGDDAGTTDAGTDAGTDAGSDAGTARCGDGVKQAPEACDDGNTVSADGCSATCGEVESGWVCDQEGQPCTRVPVCGNGQLQPPETCDDGNTAAGDGCSATCAVEPGWNCASTGGRCHAAACGDNIIAGEEECEDGNAANNDGCSASCRLENGYKCPNVGQRCLRTTCGDKVVEGTEQCDDGNYDLGDGCSPLCVREPACSNGICQERCGDGVILPNSTAEQCDDGNTRANDGCSSTCRLEDGFACQVITQAPPLKVSIPIVYRDFRGYDLAATTTLPRGHIDFENKNGIERGILTATLGRDGKPVYAKEGVSSDTTHGRWAFDQWYRDVVDVNKPFVGTLDLTRQPNGSYLFDDPEFFPLDNQGWVATGQEPRRDGNHNFSFTSETRYWFEYKGTEVLTFRGDDDVWVFINGRLALDLGGVHSPEDGSVTLSQRATQFGLTPGGIYEAAVFQAERHTTGSSYRLTLNNFETRRTECVRLCGNAIVDRGEECDDGMNDGGYGQCFPGCLLGPRCGDAVLQTGDGEECDDGNTTSNDGCDATCKVELP, from the coding sequence ATGACACCCCGGCCTCTTCACTCTCGACTCGTCCACGTGTTGCTCACCTCCCTCTTCCTCTCCCTGGCGGCCTGCGGGGATGACGACCCCGGCGACCGGGACGCGGGCCCTGGCGTTCCGGATGCGTCCGCGCAGGACAGCGGCACCGACGCGGGGACGGCCGACGCGGGCGGTGACGCCGGCTCCGACGCCGGGGCGACCGATGCGGGCGATGACGCCGGGACGACAGACGCAGGCACGGATGCGGGCACCGATGCTGGAAGCGACGCGGGCACCGCGCGCTGTGGCGACGGCGTGAAGCAGGCACCGGAGGCCTGCGACGACGGCAACACGGTGAGCGCTGACGGCTGCTCGGCGACCTGTGGAGAAGTGGAGTCGGGCTGGGTCTGCGACCAGGAAGGCCAGCCCTGCACCCGGGTGCCCGTGTGTGGCAATGGCCAGCTCCAGCCCCCGGAGACCTGCGACGATGGAAACACGGCCGCCGGGGACGGCTGCAGCGCCACGTGCGCCGTGGAGCCCGGGTGGAACTGCGCGTCCACCGGCGGCCGCTGCCATGCCGCGGCGTGCGGTGACAACATCATTGCCGGCGAGGAGGAGTGCGAGGACGGCAATGCCGCCAACAACGACGGCTGCAGCGCGTCGTGCCGCCTGGAGAACGGCTACAAATGCCCCAACGTCGGCCAGCGCTGCCTGCGCACCACCTGCGGTGACAAGGTCGTCGAGGGCACCGAGCAGTGCGACGACGGCAACTACGACCTGGGTGACGGCTGCTCGCCGCTGTGCGTGCGCGAGCCGGCGTGCAGCAACGGCATCTGCCAGGAGCGCTGCGGCGACGGCGTGATTCTGCCCAACAGCACCGCCGAGCAGTGCGACGACGGCAACACGCGCGCCAACGACGGCTGCTCGTCGACGTGCCGCCTCGAGGATGGCTTCGCCTGCCAGGTCATCACGCAGGCCCCGCCCCTGAAGGTGTCCATCCCCATCGTCTACCGCGACTTCCGTGGCTATGACCTTGCGGCCACGACCACCCTGCCTCGCGGCCACATCGACTTCGAGAACAAGAACGGCATCGAGCGGGGCATCCTCACCGCGACGCTGGGCCGGGACGGCAAGCCCGTCTACGCGAAGGAGGGCGTGTCCTCCGACACCACCCACGGCAGGTGGGCGTTCGACCAGTGGTACCGGGACGTGGTGGACGTCAACAAGCCCTTCGTCGGCACGCTCGACCTGACGCGCCAGCCGAACGGCTCCTACCTGTTCGACGACCCGGAGTTCTTCCCTCTCGACAACCAGGGCTGGGTGGCCACGGGCCAGGAGCCCCGGCGCGATGGGAACCACAACTTCAGCTTCACCAGCGAGACCCGTTACTGGTTCGAGTACAAGGGCACCGAGGTGCTCACCTTCCGCGGCGACGACGACGTGTGGGTGTTCATCAACGGCCGCCTCGCGCTGGACCTGGGCGGCGTCCACAGCCCGGAGGATGGCAGCGTCACCCTGTCTCAGCGGGCCACCCAGTTCGGCCTCACCCCCGGCGGCATCTACGAGGCCGCGGTGTTCCAGGCTGAGCGCCACACCACCGGCTCCTCCTACCGGCTCACGCTCAACAACTTCGAGACCCGGCGCACCGAGTGCGTGCGCCTGTGCGGCAACGCCATTGTCGACCGGGGCGAGGAGTGCGACGACGGCATGAACGACGGTGGCTACGGCCAGTGCTTCCCCGGCTGCCTGCTGGGGCCTCGGTGCGGGGACGCCGTCCTCCAGACTGGAGACGGCGAGGAGTGCGACGACGGCAACACCACCAGCAACGACGGCTGCGACGCCACCTGCAAGGTGGAGCTTCCCTGA